A portion of the Pseudorasbora parva isolate DD20220531a chromosome 1, ASM2467924v1, whole genome shotgun sequence genome contains these proteins:
- the LOC137037964 gene encoding uncharacterized protein: MDALLTFIETVFPNPLTSKLAIEGLNSLGVETIDDLQFLKDDDLGGFLRPIEARKLIAQIPNIASTLQNTANDLSAEYTSDASGSPAPGCSISPSSSSSGRRDSSCETSFYDHDWHYSFDVPWQKMPASFMEKLQNGERPSCSERRQLVRIVASEILEVSKCPAKKHVSEIARQMVIAYPKSFRDEINSQVVGSGYDSLLKQLVCRIDNFKRSNAISTPLCGTQEVSTKKRKLLYGCINSDPQLLVGETSELQQEKKEKLLVMFQNNESDVKTIYDLMTSTYTYQRNNIQSGKETKDLLDEWPYLFQPAGMKAHFKELTGIDINNCFEESASSKFRRILEYFQFQCTERASRAGRILTKYGAGGDHVCGAVMLLLTHFKNDQDHFLVMVEDTSVPSDICSEQLPATPCIVVCGENPLTASVYMKPCI; the protein is encoded by the exons ATGGATGCATTGTTGACTTTTATTGAGACTGTGTTCCCAAACCCTTTAACTTCAAAGTTAGCCATAGAGGGTTTGAACAGCCTAGGTGTGGAGACCATAGATGACCTACAGTTTTTGAAAGATGATGATCTAGGTGGCTTTCTGAGACCGATTGAAGCAAGAAAACTAATAGCCCAAATCCCAA ATATTGCTTCCACTCTGCAAAACACTGCCAATGATTTGTCTGCTGAATATACTTCTGATGCATCAGGTTCACCTGCTCCTGGATGCTCAATTTCACCATCCAGCTCTTCAAGTGGAAGAC GTGACAGTAGCTGTGAAACTTCATTTTATGACCATGACTGGCATTATAGTTTTGATGTTCCATGGCAAAAAATGCCAGCAAGTTTCATGGAAAAGTTGCAAAATGGTGAAAGGCCAAGTTGCTCTGAGAGAAGACAGTTGGTCCGCATTGTTGCTTCTGAGATCCTGGAAGTCAGCAAATGTCCAGCAAAAAAACATGTATCAGAAATAGCCCGACAAATGGTGATTGCATACCCAAAATCTTTCAGAGATGAGATTAATTCCCAGGTTGTAGGAAGTGGATATGATTCTCTCCTCAAACAACTGGTGTGTAGAATTGACAATTTTAAAAGATCAAATGCCATTAGTACACCACTTTGTGGTACTCAAGAAGTATCAACAAAGAAACGAAAATTGTTATATGGTTGTATAAATTCTGATCCACAACTGCTAGTTGGAGAAACATCTGAATTGCAACAGGAAAAGAAAGAGAAGTTGCTAGTAATGTTTCAAAATAATGAAAGTGATGTAAAGACAATCTATGACTTAATGACTTCTACTTACACCTATCAAAGAAACAACATCCAATCTGGAAAGGAAACCAAAGATTTACTTGATGAATGGCCATATCTTTTTCAGCCAGCAGGAATGAAAGCACACTTTAAAGAGCTCACTGGCATTGACATAAACAACTGCTTTGAAGAATCTGCTTCCAGTAAGTTCAGAAGAATATTGGAGTACTTTCAATTTCAATGCACAGAAAGAGCAAGCAGAGCAGGGAGAATCCTCACAAAGTATGGAGCTGGAGGGGATCATGTTTGTGGGGCAGTGATGTTGCTGCTAACCCATTTCAAAAATGACCAAGACCACTTTCTTGTGATGGTAGAAGACACCTCTGTTCCAAGTGATATATGCTCAGAACAGCTTCCAGCAACACCATGTATAGTAGTGTGTG GAGAGAACCCACTGACAGCCAGTGTGTACATG AAGCCCTGTATCTGA
- the LOC137045142 gene encoding uncharacterized protein isoform X1, with protein MAFQIQVAVPVPFPAGPRKTDPIIQCIIDNKAEKLCKLLKGRDINGLYSSEVWNDDVTPLTAAVICRNEEICSYLLKESADPNKHSTNGRTPLHYAALKPGVPLSIVERLLAAKANPNGLKDLDGLEMQIFTPLQYAVVNGSEDIVKVLIKAGASPANNYGVNSELDKKMERMVCQLSSQGEMFEKVLISYSFFCAVRTKHLTEVIQIFEEHFFQEDPFVHLIYFELYFGVVGLGAEQYRQSAIKWLKDTKSADRYIEGLIGRFTRIPQEHWPVALNCLKIALCVSEKISSQVFSELVPILTNSFQHFGNPKGETSNLLILKILNVMMQKTSDQKLRLNHSVYEKLCSSLLHFTRPDYSSLIGMWTYRFFAYINDLNPELVALFGLSSVPERILITAEIEDEAINKKLQNLNISLKQNSLLEEAASPPKSRKKKKKKKKIHQEVGSQEGELQDKEEPYPDTVKSIEESNSSVQPFTPSAENPNISKRWVQTSRRWRPKLEKLANMDVSNKYSQGNFTLGLRDEFRIAKGSDGTEVFLGLRDDGTEVAVKRMIKSNYQVLRNEEEFLRLPQLDSPSIVRYVDFAEDENFGYLALQLCEYTLEEYIEEHLPDDSTERSLVLKKLVKEVLCSLQVLHHPQTKILHRDIKPQNVLIDINGKARLADFGISRRLNLSQTTLRTSIAGTRCWKAKEAIDEEATTGYKRSSDIQVAGMLVYYILSRGHHPFGKGPFCEVNILQGKYSLEHLDDDVAKDLVEWMINKTPNNRPTVEQTLAHPFFWTDERRVEYLKKLGNQKEAENCRNVDEELIQAIEQYTEGKSFSQWKTKLPSELVQKLDGKKKSYPENTLGLLRFIRNLHEHYPEDAESINLMDSFPDLFGSVFRFTKQSGWNSRASLKKFFSSVPQI; from the exons ATGGCATTCCAGATCCAAGTAGCAGTTCCGGTTCCATTTCCAGCAGGACCTAGAAAAACAGATCCCATAATACAATGCATCATAGACAACAAGGCAGAGAAGCTTTGCAAATTATTAAAAGGCAGAGATATTAATGGTTTGTACTCTTCTGAAGTCTGGAATGATGATGTTACACcattaacagcagcagtaatatgCAGAAATGAAGAAATTTGCTCTTATCTACTTAAAGAGTCTGCTGATCCAAACAAACACTCAACAAATGGACGAACTCCTCTACATTATGCTGCTTTAAAACCTGGAGTCCCATTGAGTATCGTGGAAAGATTACTTGCAGCAAAAGCTAACCCAAATGGACTTAAAGATTTAGATGGACTTGAAATGCAaatttttactccactacaatatgCTGTTGTTAATGGCAGTGAAGACATTGTGAAAGTGCTTATAAAGGCTGGAGCTTCACCTGCGAATAACTATGGGGTGAATTCAGAACTTGATAAAAAGATGGAAAGAATGGTTTGTCAACTATCTTCACAGGGTGAAATGTTTGAGAAAGTACTTATATCTTACTCTTTTTTTTGTGCAGTACGAACAAAACATTTGACAGAGGTTATTCAAATCTTTGAGGAACATTTCTTTCAAGAGGACCCTTTTgttcatttgatttattttgagcTCTACTTTGGTGTTGTTGGTCTTGGTGCAGAGCAGTACCGTCAGAGCGCCATCAAGTGGTTAAAAGACACAAAGAGTGCAGACAGATACATTGAGGGACTTATTGGGCGCTTCACAAGAATCCCTCAGGAACACTGGCCGGTTGCACTGAACTGCTTAAAAATTGCTTTGTGTGTCAGTGAAAAAATCTCTTCTCAGGTATTCAGTGAGCTTGTGCCAATTCTAACAAATAGCTTTCAGCACTTTGGAAATCCAAAGGGTGAAACATCCAATCTTTTAATACTCAAAATACTCAATGTCATGATGCAGAAAACGTCTGACCAGAAACTGAGACTGAACCATTCCGTTTATGAAAAGTTATGCAGTAGTTTATTGCATTTCACACGTCCTGATTATTCAAGTCTAATTGGAATGTGGACATATAGATTTTTTGCCTACATAAATGACTTAAATCCTGAACTTGTGGCATTGTTTGGATTGTCTTCAGTCCCAGAAAGGATACTTATCACTGCAGAGATAGAAGATGAAGCCATAAACAAAAAGCTACAAAACCTGAACATTTCACTCAAACAGAATAGTTTACTTGAAGAGGCTGCTTCTCCTCCGAAGAGcaggaaaaagaagaaaaagaagaagaaaatccATCAAGAAGTGGGATCTCAAGAAGGTGAGCTGCAGGATAAAGAGGAACCGTATCCAGACACTGTGAAATCTATTGAGGAATCAAATTCAAGTGTTCAGCCATTCACACCTTCTGCTGAGAACCCAAATATCTCAAAAAGATGGGTTCAGACGAGCCGTCGTTGGAGGCCCAAGCTTGAGAAGCTAGCTAACATGGATGTTAGCAATAAATATAGCCAGGGAAACTTTACTCTTGGACTCAGAGATGAATTTCGTATCGCTAAAGGAAGTGATGGAACAGAAGTTTTTCTTGGTTTGAGGGATGATGGCACAGAGGTGGCTGTGAAACGAATGATTAAATCTAATTACCAAGTCCTCAGAAATGAGGAGGAATTTCTACGACTTCCACAACTTGATAGTCCCTCCATTGTGCGATATGTGGACTTTGCTGAAGATGAAAATTTTGGATATCTTGCTCTTCAGCTTTGTGAGTACACACTGGAGGAATATATCGAAGAGCATTTACCAGATGATAGCACTGAGAGAAGTTTGGTTCTTAAGAAGCTGGTGAAGGAAGTTCTCTGCAGCTTACAGGTTTTACACCATCCACAGACCAAAATACTCCACCGGGACATCAAACCCCAGAATGTTCTGATTG ACATAAATGGAAAAGCTAGATTGGCTGATTTTGGCATAAGTCGTCGATTGAACCTAAGCCAAACGACTTTACGAACAAGCATTGCTGGAACTAGATGCTGGAAGGCAAAGGAGGCCATAGATGAGGAGGCCACCACTGGGTACAAGAGGAGCTCCGACATTCAG GTTGCTGGGATGTTGGTGTACTACATTCTCTCTAGAGGACACCATCCATTTGGTAAAGGTCCATTTTGTGAAGTCAACATTCTACAAGGAAAATACTCTCTGGAACATCTGGATGATGATGTAGCGAAGGATCTCGTCGAGTGGATGATCAATAAAACTCCAAACAACAGGCCAACTGTGGAGCAAACCCTTGCACATCCCTTCTTCTGGACTGATGAAAG GAGAGTGGAGTATTTGAAAAAATTGGGGAACCAGAAAGAGGCCGAGAACTGTCGTAATGTTGATGAGGAGCTCATTCAAGCTATTGAACAATACACCGAGGGAAAAAGCTTTTCTCAATGGAAAACTAAA CTGCCATCTGAGCTTGTCCAGAAATTGGATGGTAAGAAGAAAAGCTATCCCGAGAACACACTGGGCCTGCTGCGATTTATACGTAACCTACACGAGCATTA TCCAGAGGACGCAGAGAGCATCAACCTGATGGATTCATTCCCTGATCTCTTTGGGAGTGTGTTCAGGTTCACAAAGCAGAGCGGATGGAACTCCAGGGCGAGTCTGAAAAAGTTCTTCAGCTCAGTTCCACagatttaa
- the LOC137045142 gene encoding uncharacterized protein isoform X2, with translation MAFQIQVAVPVPFPAGPRKTDPIIQCIIDNKAEKLCKLLKGRDINVRTKHLTEVIQIFEEHFFQEDPFVHLIYFELYFGVVGLGAEQYRQSAIKWLKDTKSADRYIEGLIGRFTRIPQEHWPVALNCLKIALCVSEKISSQVFSELVPILTNSFQHFGNPKGETSNLLILKILNVMMQKTSDQKLRLNHSVYEKLCSSLLHFTRPDYSSLIGMWTYRFFAYINDLNPELVALFGLSSVPERILITAEIEDEAINKKLQNLNISLKQNSLLEEAASPPKSRKKKKKKKKIHQEVGSQEGELQDKEEPYPDTVKSIEESNSSVQPFTPSAENPNISKRWVQTSRRWRPKLEKLANMDVSNKYSQGNFTLGLRDEFRIAKGSDGTEVFLGLRDDGTEVAVKRMIKSNYQVLRNEEEFLRLPQLDSPSIVRYVDFAEDENFGYLALQLCEYTLEEYIEEHLPDDSTERSLVLKKLVKEVLCSLQVLHHPQTKILHRDIKPQNVLIDINGKARLADFGISRRLNLSQTTLRTSIAGTRCWKAKEAIDEEATTGYKRSSDIQVAGMLVYYILSRGHHPFGKGPFCEVNILQGKYSLEHLDDDVAKDLVEWMINKTPNNRPTVEQTLAHPFFWTDERRVEYLKKLGNQKEAENCRNVDEELIQAIEQYTEGKSFSQWKTKLPSELVQKLDGKKKSYPENTLGLLRFIRNLHEHYPEDAESINLMDSFPDLFGSVFRFTKQSGWNSRASLKKFFSSVPQI, from the exons ATGGCATTCCAGATCCAAGTAGCAGTTCCGGTTCCATTTCCAGCAGGACCTAGAAAAACAGATCCCATAATACAATGCATCATAGACAACAAGGCAGAGAAGCTTTGCAAATTATTAAAAGGCAGAGATATTAATG TACGAACAAAACATTTGACAGAGGTTATTCAAATCTTTGAGGAACATTTCTTTCAAGAGGACCCTTTTgttcatttgatttattttgagcTCTACTTTGGTGTTGTTGGTCTTGGTGCAGAGCAGTACCGTCAGAGCGCCATCAAGTGGTTAAAAGACACAAAGAGTGCAGACAGATACATTGAGGGACTTATTGGGCGCTTCACAAGAATCCCTCAGGAACACTGGCCGGTTGCACTGAACTGCTTAAAAATTGCTTTGTGTGTCAGTGAAAAAATCTCTTCTCAGGTATTCAGTGAGCTTGTGCCAATTCTAACAAATAGCTTTCAGCACTTTGGAAATCCAAAGGGTGAAACATCCAATCTTTTAATACTCAAAATACTCAATGTCATGATGCAGAAAACGTCTGACCAGAAACTGAGACTGAACCATTCCGTTTATGAAAAGTTATGCAGTAGTTTATTGCATTTCACACGTCCTGATTATTCAAGTCTAATTGGAATGTGGACATATAGATTTTTTGCCTACATAAATGACTTAAATCCTGAACTTGTGGCATTGTTTGGATTGTCTTCAGTCCCAGAAAGGATACTTATCACTGCAGAGATAGAAGATGAAGCCATAAACAAAAAGCTACAAAACCTGAACATTTCACTCAAACAGAATAGTTTACTTGAAGAGGCTGCTTCTCCTCCGAAGAGcaggaaaaagaagaaaaagaagaagaaaatccATCAAGAAGTGGGATCTCAAGAAGGTGAGCTGCAGGATAAAGAGGAACCGTATCCAGACACTGTGAAATCTATTGAGGAATCAAATTCAAGTGTTCAGCCATTCACACCTTCTGCTGAGAACCCAAATATCTCAAAAAGATGGGTTCAGACGAGCCGTCGTTGGAGGCCCAAGCTTGAGAAGCTAGCTAACATGGATGTTAGCAATAAATATAGCCAGGGAAACTTTACTCTTGGACTCAGAGATGAATTTCGTATCGCTAAAGGAAGTGATGGAACAGAAGTTTTTCTTGGTTTGAGGGATGATGGCACAGAGGTGGCTGTGAAACGAATGATTAAATCTAATTACCAAGTCCTCAGAAATGAGGAGGAATTTCTACGACTTCCACAACTTGATAGTCCCTCCATTGTGCGATATGTGGACTTTGCTGAAGATGAAAATTTTGGATATCTTGCTCTTCAGCTTTGTGAGTACACACTGGAGGAATATATCGAAGAGCATTTACCAGATGATAGCACTGAGAGAAGTTTGGTTCTTAAGAAGCTGGTGAAGGAAGTTCTCTGCAGCTTACAGGTTTTACACCATCCACAGACCAAAATACTCCACCGGGACATCAAACCCCAGAATGTTCTGATTG ACATAAATGGAAAAGCTAGATTGGCTGATTTTGGCATAAGTCGTCGATTGAACCTAAGCCAAACGACTTTACGAACAAGCATTGCTGGAACTAGATGCTGGAAGGCAAAGGAGGCCATAGATGAGGAGGCCACCACTGGGTACAAGAGGAGCTCCGACATTCAG GTTGCTGGGATGTTGGTGTACTACATTCTCTCTAGAGGACACCATCCATTTGGTAAAGGTCCATTTTGTGAAGTCAACATTCTACAAGGAAAATACTCTCTGGAACATCTGGATGATGATGTAGCGAAGGATCTCGTCGAGTGGATGATCAATAAAACTCCAAACAACAGGCCAACTGTGGAGCAAACCCTTGCACATCCCTTCTTCTGGACTGATGAAAG GAGAGTGGAGTATTTGAAAAAATTGGGGAACCAGAAAGAGGCCGAGAACTGTCGTAATGTTGATGAGGAGCTCATTCAAGCTATTGAACAATACACCGAGGGAAAAAGCTTTTCTCAATGGAAAACTAAA CTGCCATCTGAGCTTGTCCAGAAATTGGATGGTAAGAAGAAAAGCTATCCCGAGAACACACTGGGCCTGCTGCGATTTATACGTAACCTACACGAGCATTA TCCAGAGGACGCAGAGAGCATCAACCTGATGGATTCATTCCCTGATCTCTTTGGGAGTGTGTTCAGGTTCACAAAGCAGAGCGGATGGAACTCCAGGGCGAGTCTGAAAAAGTTCTTCAGCTCAGTTCCACagatttaa